A genome region from Thermomonospora amylolytica includes the following:
- a CDS encoding TlpA family protein disulfide reductase, protein MTGALVAVVVLLAATVFGLWRRHRDGRLREGKGDVLDGDRLTAADLGAELGARATLVQFSTAFCAPCRATRRILGEVAAMVDGVAHIEIDAESRLDLVRRAGVVRTPTVLVLDAAGRVVRRAAGAPRKPDVIAALGEAID, encoded by the coding sequence ATGACGGGTGCATTGGTCGCGGTCGTGGTGCTGCTGGCGGCGACGGTGTTCGGGCTGTGGCGCCGGCACCGTGACGGGCGGCTGCGCGAAGGGAAGGGCGACGTGCTGGACGGCGACCGGCTGACCGCCGCGGACCTGGGCGCGGAGCTGGGCGCGCGGGCGACGCTGGTGCAGTTCTCCACGGCGTTCTGCGCCCCCTGCCGGGCCACCCGGCGGATCCTGGGGGAGGTGGCCGCCATGGTCGACGGCGTCGCCCACATCGAGATCGACGCCGAGTCCCGCCTGGACCTGGTGCGCCGGGCGGGCGTCGTCCGCACCCCCACGGTCCTGGTCCTGGACGCCGCCGGGCGGGTGGTGCGGCGCGCCGCGGGAGCCCCCCGCAAGCCCGACGTGATCGCCGCCCTGGGCGAGGCGATCGACTGA
- a CDS encoding putative leader peptide → MLTKRRAVDFCRVSASLCRMV, encoded by the coding sequence ATGCTCACGAAGCGTCGCGCGGTCGACTTCTGCCGCGTGTCCGCCTCGCTCTGTCGCATGGTCTGA
- a CDS encoding DUF4395 domain-containing protein produces MQVDPRGQRVAAGITTFVLVLVLVTGSWALLAAQAVVFAIGALIGLRFSPYGILYQVLVRPRIGPPAELEDQAPPRFAQGVGLVFAAVGAAGYALGTEWLGIGATAFALGAAFLNAAFGFCLGCEMYLLIRRVIPNNRSDREVPA; encoded by the coding sequence ATGCAGGTTGATCCGCGCGGGCAGCGTGTGGCCGCGGGCATCACCACGTTCGTCCTGGTGCTCGTGCTGGTGACCGGGAGCTGGGCACTGCTCGCCGCCCAGGCCGTGGTGTTCGCCATCGGAGCCCTGATCGGCCTGCGGTTCTCCCCGTACGGCATCCTCTACCAGGTCCTGGTCAGGCCTCGGATCGGGCCGCCCGCCGAACTCGAGGACCAGGCCCCGCCGCGCTTCGCGCAGGGCGTCGGGCTGGTCTTCGCCGCGGTGGGAGCGGCCGGATACGCCCTGGGGACGGAGTGGCTCGGCATCGGTGCCACCGCCTTCGCGCTGGGGGCGGCGTTCCTGAACGCGGCGTTCGGGTTCTGCCTCGGCTGCGAAATGTATCTGCTGATCCGTCGCGTGATTCCCAACAACCGCTCCGACAGGGAGGTTCCAGCATGA